A section of the Agromyces aurantiacus genome encodes:
- a CDS encoding GyrI-like domain-containing protein, with amino-acid sequence MDYDVQIRQVPRREVAVVRTRTTFAEIPAFMGSAFGRVAEVLGPRGLLGDGPAVGWYTEMDPAGGRLTVAAGFVVPTAIEAAGDVVPDALPGGEVATTVHVGPYAKVSEAYDAIAASMALHGRELDESTMWEEYWSPPGTPDEQTKTVVFCPLKPAA; translated from the coding sequence ATGGACTACGACGTGCAGATCAGGCAGGTGCCGCGGCGGGAGGTCGCGGTGGTGCGCACGCGCACCACGTTCGCGGAGATCCCCGCGTTCATGGGCTCGGCGTTCGGCCGCGTGGCCGAGGTGCTCGGGCCGCGGGGGCTGCTCGGCGACGGCCCTGCGGTGGGCTGGTACACCGAGATGGACCCGGCCGGCGGGCGGTTGACCGTCGCCGCGGGCTTCGTCGTGCCGACCGCGATCGAGGCGGCCGGCGACGTCGTGCCCGATGCGCTGCCGGGCGGCGAGGTCGCGACGACCGTGCACGTCGGCCCGTACGCGAAGGTCTCCGAAGCCTACGACGCGATCGCCGCGTCGATGGCGCTCCACGGCCGCGAGCTCGACGAGTCCACGATGTGGGAGGAGTACTGGAGCCCGCCCGGCACGCCCGACGAGCAGACGAAGACCGTCGTGTTCTGCCCGCTGAAGCCCGCAGCCTGA
- a CDS encoding hemerythrin domain-containing protein codes for MAATALPPSGDPHGAPGAGASPGAGAAAAGKTCDARGMIEIHRMYRASFGEGPALVRGVAEGDAAHADLVGDHLSMLAVSLHAHHEFEDEHLWDTLEERAPACAGHVDRMKEQHAVMLVHLRALDAALPAWRASGRATDATAVLAALDGVNAALAVHLPDEEANIVPVIEAVITQKEADAASVHGRRATPKGKTWDQLGAILAAQPDGGDEWLRFHLPAPVRGVWRLVGRRRYLANRAALTGTE; via the coding sequence ATGGCCGCGACCGCACTGCCGCCGAGCGGCGACCCGCACGGCGCGCCGGGAGCCGGCGCGAGCCCTGGCGCCGGCGCGGCCGCCGCCGGGAAGACGTGCGACGCACGCGGCATGATCGAGATCCACCGCATGTACCGGGCGTCGTTCGGTGAGGGTCCCGCACTCGTGCGCGGCGTCGCCGAGGGGGATGCCGCGCACGCCGACCTCGTGGGCGACCACCTCTCGATGCTCGCGGTGAGCCTGCACGCGCACCACGAGTTCGAGGACGAGCACCTGTGGGACACGCTCGAGGAGCGCGCACCCGCGTGCGCCGGTCACGTCGACCGCATGAAGGAGCAGCACGCCGTGATGCTCGTGCACCTGCGGGCGCTCGACGCGGCGCTGCCCGCGTGGCGGGCGAGCGGTCGGGCGACGGATGCCACGGCGGTGCTCGCCGCACTCGACGGCGTCAACGCGGCGCTCGCCGTGCACCTGCCCGACGAGGAGGCCAACATCGTGCCGGTCATCGAGGCCGTGATCACGCAGAAGGAGGCCGACGCGGCATCCGTGCACGGTCGCCGGGCGACCCCCAAGGGCAAGACCTGGGACCAGCTCGGCGCGATCCTCGCGGCGCAGCCCGACGGCGGCGACGAGTGGCTGCGGTTCCATCTGCCCGCGCCCGTGCGCGGCGTGTGGCGGCTCGTCGGTCGGCGCAGATATCTCGCGAATCGTGCGGCGCTGACCGGCACGGAGTGA
- a CDS encoding nucleoside/nucleotide kinase family protein codes for MGSPDQPPEHPTDALAALAELARDALAAASAPRVLIGITGSPGAGKSTLAQALVAELNRADGAAEAGPIAVHLPMDGFHLANATLDRLGLRDRKGAIETFDGWGFAALLDRVVAETDHAVYAPGFERSVDEPVAAEIAIDPAAAIVVVEGNYLLVDAPPWSRVGDLLDEAWFVQASEDERVRRLVERHAAFGRTPEAALAWALEVDGANARIIEPTVARADLVVSGATWRVEVGA; via the coding sequence ATGGGTTCGCCCGACCAGCCACCCGAGCACCCGACGGACGCGCTCGCCGCGCTCGCGGAGCTCGCCCGCGACGCGCTCGCCGCGGCATCCGCCCCTCGCGTGCTGATCGGCATCACGGGCAGCCCGGGCGCCGGCAAGTCCACGCTCGCCCAGGCGCTGGTCGCCGAGCTGAACCGAGCGGATGGCGCGGCCGAGGCCGGCCCGATCGCCGTGCACCTGCCGATGGACGGATTCCACCTCGCCAACGCGACGCTCGACCGGCTCGGCCTGCGCGACCGCAAGGGTGCGATCGAGACGTTCGACGGATGGGGGTTCGCGGCGCTGCTCGACCGCGTCGTCGCCGAGACCGACCACGCCGTGTACGCGCCGGGCTTCGAGCGCTCGGTCGACGAGCCCGTCGCGGCCGAGATCGCGATCGACCCCGCGGCGGCCATCGTGGTCGTGGAGGGGAACTACCTGCTCGTCGACGCCCCGCCGTGGAGCCGCGTGGGCGACCTGCTCGACGAGGCGTGGTTCGTCCAGGCGAGCGAGGACGAGCGCGTGCGCCGGCTCGTCGAGCGGCACGCCGCGTTCGGGCGCACGCCCGAGGCGGCGCTCGCGTGGGCGCTCGAGGTCGACGGCGCGAACGCGCGCATCATCGAGCCGACCGTCGCCCGTGCCGACCTCGTCGTCTCGGGCGCGACGTGGCGCGTCGAGGTCGGCGCCTGA
- a CDS encoding iron chaperone gives MAEKTDGLTKEERDAVKQRAKELREQAKAGKNRAAGEQAVREAIDPLPADDKELAEGFVRVVSAVAPELMPRTYYGMPAFANGDGKVVVFMQPASKFKARYATIGFEDRANLDDGDMWPTAFAVRSWTSTVEERLTELVQRAVG, from the coding sequence ATGGCCGAGAAGACCGACGGGCTGACCAAGGAAGAGCGCGACGCCGTCAAGCAGCGCGCGAAGGAACTGCGGGAGCAGGCGAAGGCCGGCAAAAACCGGGCCGCGGGCGAGCAGGCGGTGCGCGAGGCGATCGACCCGCTGCCGGCCGACGACAAGGAGTTGGCCGAGGGGTTCGTGCGCGTCGTGTCAGCGGTCGCGCCCGAGCTCATGCCGCGGACCTACTACGGCATGCCGGCGTTCGCGAACGGCGACGGGAAGGTCGTCGTGTTCATGCAGCCCGCCTCGAAGTTCAAGGCCCGCTACGCGACGATCGGGTTCGAGGATCGCGCGAACCTCGACGACGGCGACATGTGGCCGACGGCGTTCGCGGTGCGCTCCTGGACGTCGACGGTCGAGGAGCGACTCACCGAGCTGGTGCAGCGCGCCGTCGGCTGA
- a CDS encoding DUF4232 domain-containing protein: MGGRHVGGASTTIALALVLTGCAGGGNAPVSPSPTPSPTQSASTSPTPTASGQVDPNAPAGQCADDALRVTFVDADGGAAGSTYSDLVFTNTGSDACELRGAPGVSVVDDSGVQLGEAAERQGDEDPPTLTLQPGGEVVAQLKAVNIDPGGGPLVDCPVVYGSAYLVYPPHSFTAVEVTTGDRVPACDSTTPFLTIGPVAED, encoded by the coding sequence ATGGGGGGCCGTCACGTCGGTGGCGCGTCGACGACGATCGCACTCGCGCTCGTCCTCACCGGCTGCGCCGGTGGGGGCAACGCCCCTGTCAGCCCGAGCCCGACGCCCTCGCCCACGCAGAGCGCGAGCACCTCGCCCACGCCGACGGCGTCGGGCCAGGTCGACCCCAACGCTCCCGCCGGCCAGTGCGCGGATGACGCCCTGCGGGTCACGTTCGTGGATGCCGACGGCGGTGCGGCGGGGTCGACCTACTCCGACCTCGTCTTCACCAACACCGGCAGCGACGCCTGCGAGCTCCGCGGCGCGCCGGGGGTGTCGGTGGTCGACGATTCGGGCGTGCAGCTCGGCGAGGCCGCCGAGCGGCAGGGCGACGAGGACCCGCCGACGCTCACGCTCCAGCCGGGCGGCGAGGTCGTCGCGCAGTTGAAGGCGGTCAACATCGATCCCGGTGGCGGCCCGCTCGTCGACTGCCCGGTCGTCTACGGCTCCGCCTACCTGGTGTACCCGCCGCACAGCTTCACCGCGGTCGAGGTGACCACGGGCGACCGGGTGCCCGCGTGCGACAGCACGACGCCGTTCCTCACGATCGGGCCGGTGGCGGAGGACTGA
- a CDS encoding nitroreductase/quinone reductase family protein: MGYTERARARYAGGRPDAETREIQRRFMRRIERGLAPFAVVLETRGRTTGRPRRVPLAIVRRRGIRYLVSMLGQDVGWVRNVRAAGGRAALIRRHREEVVLSEVPVAERPPILRRYLLVAFGARPHMAVRWSSPRQEFERVAGDYPVFRVDPATGPGISPPPPARS; this comes from the coding sequence GTGGGCTACACCGAACGGGCCCGCGCCCGATACGCCGGAGGCCGCCCCGACGCGGAGACGCGCGAGATCCAGCGCCGCTTCATGCGCCGCATCGAGCGGGGGCTGGCCCCGTTCGCGGTCGTGCTCGAGACGCGCGGGCGCACGACGGGCCGGCCCCGGCGCGTGCCGCTCGCGATCGTCCGGCGCCGCGGCATCCGGTACCTCGTCTCGATGCTGGGCCAGGACGTCGGGTGGGTGCGCAACGTGCGCGCCGCCGGAGGCCGCGCCGCGCTCATCCGACGGCACCGCGAGGAGGTCGTGCTGAGCGAGGTCCCGGTCGCCGAACGGCCGCCCATCCTGCGGCGGTACCTGCTCGTGGCGTTCGGGGCGCGACCGCACATGGCGGTGCGCTGGAGTTCGCCGCGGCAGGAGTTCGAGCGGGTCGCGGGCGACTACCCGGTGTTCCGCGTCGACCCGGCGACGGGCCCGGGAATCAGTCCTCCGCCACCGGCCCGATCGTGA
- a CDS encoding winged helix-turn-helix transcriptional regulator — MTVSLAQIRERSGDVFLDGCPTRVVLDHIMSKWGVLVLLALTDGTLRWGELRREVEGISEKMLASTLRTLETDGLVVRTSYPEVPPRVEYALTDLGRELMDRMLPLVEWVAAHAGAIVAPR; from the coding sequence GTGACGGTAAGTCTTGCGCAGATCCGGGAACGCTCCGGCGATGTCTTCCTCGACGGGTGTCCGACGCGCGTGGTGCTCGACCACATCATGAGCAAGTGGGGGGTGCTGGTGCTCCTCGCGCTCACCGACGGCACGCTCCGCTGGGGCGAGCTGCGCCGCGAGGTCGAGGGCATCAGCGAGAAGATGCTCGCCTCCACGCTCCGCACCCTCGAAACCGACGGGCTCGTCGTGCGCACCTCGTACCCCGAGGTCCCGCCGCGCGTCGAGTACGCGCTCACCGACCTCGGCCGCGAGCTCATGGACCGCATGCTGCCGCTCGTCGAGTGGGTCGCCGCGCACGCCGGCGCGATCGTCGCCCCGCGCTGA
- a CDS encoding SDR family oxidoreductase: MTILVTAASGRLGRLVIDALLTRGASPADLVAGARDTTKLADVARRGIRVVELDYTRPETIAPAVAGVDSMLLVSGTDFGNRVPQHRAVIEAAKAAGVAKLAYTSGPKADTSEHVLMPEHRGTEQAIAEVGVPAVLLRNNWYTENYEQDVAIAASTGVIAAATGTGRVASAPRRDYAEAAAVVLLEDGHVGNVYELGGDEPWTFAELAAAASEVLERDVEFVAQSPSERVASLIAAGLDEGTAGFVAAIDEGIARGDLAGSDGTLSRLIGRPTTPLVDALREIVDAQRAAA, from the coding sequence ATGACCATCCTCGTCACCGCCGCCTCGGGCCGACTCGGCCGCCTCGTGATCGACGCCCTGCTCACCCGGGGCGCGAGCCCCGCCGACCTCGTGGCGGGCGCGCGCGACACGACGAAGCTCGCGGATGTCGCGCGCCGAGGCATCCGCGTCGTCGAACTCGACTACACGCGCCCCGAGACCATCGCGCCCGCGGTCGCGGGCGTCGACTCGATGCTGCTCGTCTCGGGCACCGACTTCGGGAACCGCGTGCCGCAGCACCGCGCGGTGATCGAGGCCGCGAAGGCCGCCGGCGTCGCGAAGCTCGCCTACACGAGCGGGCCGAAGGCCGACACGAGCGAGCACGTCCTCATGCCGGAGCACCGCGGCACCGAGCAGGCGATCGCCGAGGTCGGCGTTCCCGCGGTACTCCTGCGCAACAACTGGTACACCGAGAACTACGAGCAGGATGTCGCGATCGCGGCGAGCACGGGCGTTATCGCCGCGGCGACCGGCACGGGCCGCGTCGCGTCCGCGCCGCGGCGCGACTACGCCGAGGCGGCCGCGGTCGTGCTGCTCGAGGACGGCCACGTCGGGAACGTGTACGAGCTCGGCGGCGACGAGCCGTGGACCTTCGCGGAACTCGCCGCCGCGGCATCCGAGGTGCTCGAACGCGACGTGGAGTTCGTGGCGCAGTCGCCGTCGGAGCGAGTCGCGTCGCTCATCGCCGCGGGCCTCGACGAGGGCACGGCCGGATTCGTCGCGGCGATCGACGAGGGCATCGCGCGAGGTGACCTGGCCGGATCGGATGGCACGCTCTCGCGCCTCATCGGCCGGCCGACCACGCCGCTCGTCGACGCGCTGCGGGAGATCGTCGACGCGCAGCGCGCGGCCGCCTGA
- a CDS encoding immune inhibitor A domain-containing protein, translating to MNRRTRGVLAVAAASATMIAGAAFGQTAIAAPANDLNTGSAGAAAARPDNRPGPLTERQNERRKAAQELILSGQAAPNEDGVVHLAEDKYYEAAVTGTGRLFTILSEFGDQGSGKLGTDPGPLHNQIPEPGSDNNSTHWRPNFDSAYYDDLFFGPAPSFADFYTKQSSGNYTVAGEVSDWVQVPNNESTYGDNSVEDYGGAWQFIEDSGNAWYDEQKANGMTDADIKAELAQFDVWDRYDYDADGNFDEPDGYLDHFQAVHAGEGEDAGGGAQGEDAIWSHRWYVNATDYGQTGPTVGGTQVKFGGAQIGDTGYWIGDYTVEAENGGLGVFAHEYAHDLGLPDFYDTAGGENSTAFWTLMSSGSWLGDGTVDIGTKPNYMGPWEKLQLGWLDYAVVNPGQSGDYTLSPAARQVDGQEQALVVDVPDQGITSEYTTPASGTHAWWTGSADDLNSTLTRTVDLSGIRSATVTAKAWYDIEAGYDYLYAEYRPVGTTDWKQIGSPIDGSTNGKWSTVRFSIPGGANTEFRFRYQTDGGVHYAGAFLDDITIKNGGTTLFSDDVEQGDNGWTAAGGFKVSTGTETSEGDRYYLVENRTYVDYDATLETGPYQFDKAYTAPDHVEHFKFQDGMLVWAVDEAYGDNNTIEHQGHGLALPVDADPVKFTYDDGTGPSNRRQPFDATFGLQTIDRTVLHKEVLSGKGKNQTVVTKEAVGSDGSETQTATFSDKVEDAYFSSTNPLGGVMVAGHGVTVTVKTQTTGGTMTVSVVNPQ from the coding sequence GTGAACCGACGCACGCGCGGAGTGCTCGCTGTGGCTGCAGCGAGCGCGACCATGATCGCGGGGGCCGCCTTCGGCCAGACCGCGATCGCGGCACCCGCGAACGACCTGAACACCGGCTCGGCAGGAGCCGCAGCAGCCCGCCCCGACAACCGCCCCGGCCCTCTCACGGAGCGGCAGAACGAGCGCCGCAAGGCGGCGCAGGAGCTCATCCTGTCCGGCCAGGCCGCGCCGAACGAGGACGGCGTGGTCCATCTCGCCGAGGACAAGTACTACGAGGCCGCGGTCACCGGCACCGGGCGCCTGTTCACGATCCTCTCCGAGTTCGGCGACCAGGGCAGCGGCAAGCTCGGCACCGACCCGGGCCCGCTGCACAACCAGATCCCCGAGCCCGGTTCCGACAACAACAGCACGCACTGGCGGCCCAACTTCGACTCGGCCTACTACGACGACCTGTTCTTCGGCCCGGCTCCCTCGTTCGCCGACTTCTACACGAAGCAGTCGTCGGGCAACTACACCGTCGCCGGCGAGGTCAGCGACTGGGTGCAGGTGCCGAACAACGAGTCGACGTACGGCGACAACAGCGTCGAGGACTACGGCGGCGCATGGCAGTTCATCGAGGACTCGGGCAACGCCTGGTACGACGAGCAGAAGGCCAACGGCATGACCGATGCCGACATCAAGGCCGAGCTCGCGCAGTTCGACGTCTGGGACCGCTACGACTACGACGCCGACGGCAACTTCGACGAGCCCGACGGCTACCTCGACCACTTCCAGGCCGTGCACGCCGGCGAAGGCGAGGACGCCGGCGGCGGTGCCCAGGGCGAGGACGCCATCTGGTCGCACCGCTGGTACGTGAACGCGACGGACTACGGCCAGACCGGCCCGACCGTCGGCGGCACGCAGGTGAAGTTCGGCGGCGCCCAGATCGGCGACACCGGCTACTGGATCGGCGACTACACCGTCGAGGCGGAGAACGGCGGCCTAGGCGTGTTCGCGCACGAGTACGCGCACGACCTCGGCCTGCCCGACTTCTACGACACCGCGGGCGGCGAGAACTCGACCGCCTTCTGGACGCTCATGTCCAGCGGCTCGTGGCTCGGCGACGGCACCGTCGACATCGGCACGAAGCCCAACTACATGGGCCCGTGGGAGAAGCTCCAGCTCGGCTGGCTCGACTACGCCGTCGTGAACCCCGGCCAGTCCGGCGACTACACGCTGAGCCCGGCGGCCCGCCAGGTCGACGGCCAGGAGCAGGCGCTCGTCGTCGACGTGCCCGACCAGGGCATCACGTCGGAGTACACGACGCCCGCCTCCGGAACCCATGCGTGGTGGACCGGCAGCGCCGACGACCTCAACTCGACGCTCACCCGCACGGTCGACCTCAGCGGCATCCGCTCGGCGACGGTCACGGCCAAGGCGTGGTACGACATCGAGGCCGGCTACGACTACCTCTACGCCGAGTACCGCCCGGTCGGCACGACCGACTGGAAGCAGATCGGCTCGCCGATCGACGGCTCGACGAACGGCAAGTGGTCGACGGTCCGCTTCAGCATCCCGGGCGGCGCGAACACCGAGTTCCGCTTCCGCTACCAGACCGACGGCGGCGTGCACTACGCCGGCGCGTTCCTCGACGACATCACGATCAAGAACGGCGGCACCACGCTGTTCAGCGACGACGTCGAGCAGGGCGACAACGGCTGGACCGCGGCCGGCGGCTTCAAGGTCAGCACCGGCACCGAGACGAGCGAGGGCGACCGCTACTACCTCGTCGAGAACCGCACCTACGTCGACTACGACGCGACCCTCGAGACGGGTCCGTACCAGTTCGACAAGGCGTACACGGCGCCCGACCACGTCGAGCACTTCAAGTTCCAGGACGGCATGCTGGTCTGGGCGGTCGACGAGGCGTACGGCGACAACAACACCATCGAGCACCAGGGCCACGGCCTCGCGCTCCCGGTGGACGCCGACCCGGTGAAGTTCACCTACGACGACGGCACCGGCCCGAGCAACCGCCGTCAGCCGTTCGACGCGACCTTCGGGCTGCAGACGATCGACCGGACCGTGCTGCACAAGGAGGTCCTGAGCGGCAAGGGCAAGAACCAGACGGTCGTGACCAAGGAGGCCGTCGGCTCCGACGGTTCCGAGACGCAGACCGCGACGTTCTCGGACAAGGTCGAGGACGCGTACTTCAGCTCGACCAACCCGCTCGGCGGCGTCATGGTCGCCGGCCACGGCGTGACGGTCACGGTGAAGACGCAGACGACCGGCGGCACGATGACGGTCAGCGTCGTCAACCCGCAGTAA
- a CDS encoding DUF389 domain-containing protein, producing MSQSPSPSEPPSEPLPPSYPPPPSDALNTIEHMRESVFFEQPHRRRKLQRFWMLLPLSAVIAAAGVVADSTATVIGAMIVAPMMLPIQGTMLATVLGDRRNLTRSVLMMLAGAGAAILIGWLVGAIVASPVTEESNTQVAARATPGLIDLLAALATGAVGSIALVRKDISDTLPGVAIAISLVPPLVVVGIAAESGDWGSSLGSLLLFAANVAAILGTGVVIMTIYRVARWGGVLAAAGSTPVPGVKTVNRRRSNIAIAGMLVLVAIPLGLSTLVTRTLNSEQAAITRAADDWAGDRDLDVVSVEYVSALTYLVRVTGGDAAPDVAPLADRLESAGVDPSNVEVQWIPSVRVNAGD from the coding sequence ATGTCGCAGTCACCGTCGCCGTCCGAGCCCCCGTCGGAGCCGCTGCCGCCGTCGTATCCGCCGCCCCCGTCCGACGCGCTGAACACCATCGAGCACATGCGCGAGTCGGTGTTCTTCGAGCAGCCGCACCGCCGGCGCAAGCTGCAGCGCTTCTGGATGCTGCTCCCGTTGTCGGCCGTCATCGCGGCCGCCGGCGTAGTGGCCGACTCGACCGCCACGGTGATCGGCGCGATGATCGTGGCGCCGATGATGCTGCCCATCCAGGGCACGATGCTCGCGACCGTGCTCGGCGACCGCCGCAACCTCACCCGCTCGGTGCTCATGATGCTCGCCGGCGCCGGCGCGGCGATCCTCATCGGCTGGCTCGTCGGCGCGATCGTCGCGAGCCCCGTCACCGAGGAGTCGAACACCCAGGTCGCGGCGCGCGCGACCCCGGGGCTGATCGACCTGCTCGCCGCGCTCGCCACCGGCGCCGTCGGCTCGATCGCCCTCGTGCGCAAGGACATCTCCGATACCCTGCCCGGCGTGGCGATCGCGATCTCGCTGGTGCCGCCCCTCGTCGTCGTGGGCATCGCCGCGGAATCGGGCGACTGGGGCAGCTCGCTCGGCTCGCTGCTGCTGTTCGCCGCGAACGTGGCGGCGATCCTCGGGACGGGCGTCGTGATCATGACGATCTACCGGGTGGCGCGCTGGGGCGGCGTGCTCGCGGCCGCCGGGTCGACCCCGGTGCCCGGGGTGAAGACCGTGAACCGGCGGCGGTCGAACATCGCCATCGCCGGCATGCTCGTGCTCGTCGCCATCCCACTCGGACTCTCGACGTTGGTGACCCGGACCCTGAACTCGGAACAGGCGGCGATCACGCGCGCAGCCGACGACTGGGCCGGCGATCGCGACCTCGACGTCGTCTCGGTCGAGTACGTCTCGGCGCTCACCTACCTCGTGCGCGTGACCGGCGGCGATGCGGCCCCGGATGTCGCGCCCCTCGCCGACCGGCTCGAATCCGCCGGGGTCGACCCCTCGAACGTCGAGGTGCAGTGGATCCCGTCGGTGCGCGTGAACGCGGGCGACTGA
- a CDS encoding MFS transporter yields MSQTVTRGASRPMPAPTPGAAAQQTAAPILQPAAAPNLAPNPAPIAAAGPSSRPSTSARTAPTSGPGPSDRRRWAALAVLALAQFLVVLDASIVNIAIPAIGADLALGPGALAWVITAYVLPFGSLLLIGGRLADRFGHRRLFLAGVAGFVLASAAAAFAPDGAVLLGARAAQGAAAALLAPAALALVARIFTTAADRARALGIWGAVAGIGSAVGVLLGGVLTASFGWPAVFLVNLPVGAIVLVAVPFLVARDRRGAVGRLDLPGAAAATGALVALVGALTAVEQLGFAHPLVAGLAAAAVALGALFVVIERRAPEPLVPASVFRNRSVLVGNVVMLLLGGAMVALFFALSVFLQAAMGLDALAAGLTQLPLAGTLVVVAGLVPALVARFGARPVLVAALMVLAAGTVWLGLAPAGADFVRDILGPTVLIGVGLGAAFVTTTELAVHGVDGGEAGVAGGLVNTAQQIGGALGLAALGTLATLRTDALAEAGLPADAATAGGLSVAFLGTAVLAVAAAVVVVIVRRRRSGAVAGA; encoded by the coding sequence ATGAGCCAGACCGTCACCCGAGGCGCATCGCGCCCGATGCCGGCGCCGACCCCGGGCGCCGCTGCGCAGCAGACCGCGGCACCGATCCTGCAGCCGGCCGCGGCGCCGAACCTCGCGCCGAACCCGGCACCGATCGCGGCGGCGGGGCCGTCTTCGCGCCCCTCCACCTCGGCCCGCACCGCCCCGACCAGCGGCCCCGGCCCATCCGACCGCCGGCGCTGGGCCGCCCTCGCCGTGCTCGCGCTCGCCCAATTCCTGGTCGTGCTCGACGCGTCGATCGTCAACATCGCCATCCCCGCCATCGGGGCCGACCTCGCCCTCGGCCCCGGTGCCCTGGCCTGGGTGATCACCGCGTACGTGCTGCCCTTCGGCAGCCTGCTGCTCATCGGCGGACGCCTCGCCGATCGGTTCGGACACCGCCGCCTCTTCCTCGCCGGTGTCGCGGGCTTCGTGCTCGCTTCCGCGGCGGCCGCGTTCGCGCCCGACGGCGCGGTGCTTCTCGGAGCCCGCGCGGCACAGGGCGCCGCCGCCGCGCTGCTCGCCCCGGCGGCGCTCGCGCTCGTGGCCCGCATCTTCACGACGGCGGCCGACCGTGCCAGGGCGCTCGGCATCTGGGGCGCCGTCGCCGGCATCGGCAGCGCGGTAGGCGTGCTCCTCGGTGGCGTGCTCACCGCGAGCTTCGGCTGGCCCGCCGTGTTCCTCGTGAACCTGCCGGTGGGTGCGATCGTGCTCGTCGCCGTGCCGTTCCTCGTGGCGCGCGACCGACGCGGCGCCGTCGGCCGGCTCGACCTCCCCGGTGCGGCCGCCGCCACGGGCGCTCTCGTCGCCCTCGTCGGCGCGCTGACCGCCGTCGAGCAGCTCGGGTTCGCGCACCCGCTCGTGGCCGGACTCGCGGCGGCGGCCGTCGCGCTCGGCGCCCTCTTCGTCGTGATCGAGCGCCGCGCCCCCGAGCCGCTCGTGCCCGCCTCGGTGTTCCGCAACCGCTCGGTCCTCGTCGGCAACGTCGTCATGCTCCTGCTCGGCGGTGCCATGGTCGCGCTCTTCTTCGCGCTGTCGGTCTTCCTCCAGGCGGCGATGGGCCTCGACGCGCTCGCCGCGGGACTCACCCAACTGCCGCTCGCGGGCACGCTCGTGGTCGTCGCCGGCCTCGTGCCCGCGCTCGTCGCCCGCTTCGGCGCCCGACCGGTGCTCGTCGCGGCGCTCATGGTGCTCGCGGCCGGCACGGTGTGGCTGGGCCTCGCGCCGGCGGGGGCCGACTTCGTCCGCGACATCCTCGGCCCGACGGTGCTCATCGGCGTGGGTCTCGGTGCCGCCTTCGTCACCACGACCGAGCTCGCCGTGCACGGCGTCGACGGGGGAGAGGCGGGCGTCGCGGGCGGCCTCGTCAACACGGCGCAGCAGATCGGCGGCGCGCTCGGTCTCGCGGCGCTCGGCACCCTCGCCACGCTCCGCACCGACGCCCTCGCCGAGGCCGGCCTGCCGGCGGATGCCGCGACCGCCGGCGGCCTGTCGGTCGCGTTCCTCGGCACGGCCGTGCTCGCAGTGGCCGCCGCCGTGGTGGTCGTGATCGTGCGACGTCGTAGAAGCGGGGCGGTCGCCGGCGCATAG
- a CDS encoding TetR/AcrR family transcriptional regulator: protein MPGSTKLSTAEARRPLVIRAATSTFARAGYKATTVADVAAEAKISSAYVFKLFPGKEALFVAALEDCYERILEALAAGVEQAADRTPDGVLDAMGGAYAELIADRDLLLLQVHAQSAAEVPEIGAALRRGYARVVEFASSRSGATDAAVQRFIAFGQLCHLVVTLGIEDSTEPWAVLLGAGLRHPAFGDAAH, encoded by the coding sequence ATGCCAGGATCGACCAAGCTCTCCACCGCCGAGGCACGACGCCCGCTCGTGATCCGCGCGGCGACCAGCACGTTCGCGCGCGCCGGCTACAAGGCCACGACCGTCGCGGATGTCGCCGCCGAGGCGAAGATCTCGTCGGCCTACGTGTTCAAGCTGTTCCCCGGTAAGGAGGCGCTCTTCGTCGCCGCGCTCGAGGACTGCTACGAGCGCATCCTCGAGGCGCTCGCGGCCGGCGTCGAGCAGGCTGCCGACCGCACGCCCGACGGCGTGCTCGACGCGATGGGCGGCGCGTACGCCGAGCTCATTGCCGACCGCGACCTGCTGCTGCTGCAGGTGCATGCCCAGTCCGCGGCCGAGGTGCCCGAGATCGGCGCAGCCCTCCGCCGGGGGTACGCGCGCGTGGTCGAGTTCGCGTCATCCCGAAGCGGGGCGACGGATGCCGCGGTGCAGCGCTTCATCGCATTCGGGCAGCTGTGCCACCTCGTGGTCACCCTCGGCATCGAGGACTCCACGGAACCCTGGGCCGTGCTCCTCGGCGCGGGCCTGCGGCACCCGGCGTTCGGGGACGCCGCGCACTGA